From the genome of Geobacter sp. SVR, one region includes:
- a CDS encoding efflux transporter outer membrane subunit: protein MNYLNAGKSCGLLAFGLMLLGGCAVGPDYVRPTVDEPPAYKELQGWKVAEPGGVLNEKWWELFNDPVLNGLEEQVAGANLDIAVAEAQFRQARALVQSARSGLFPTLSVGASVNYGQRQGTVGGIQPSPTTEYLLPADLSWEADIWGRIRRGVEASRANAQASGADLAAIRLSAQAELALDYWQVRTLDAQKQFLEETVSNYQKTLELTRNRYAAGIVAKLDVLQAETQLKSTQAQLIDLGVQRAQLEHAIALLIGKPAARFSLAFAPLGGLPPQIPIGLPSELLERRPDVAGAERRMAAANAQIGVVKAAWFPTVKLSATAGLEATSLARWLAWPSRFWSVGPAISQTIYDGGLRGAQNEQARAAYDATVASYRQTVLTGFKEVEDNLSAARILEEEHRTQDEAVDAASKTVAVTLNQYKAGVVAYLNVISAQTAELTNRTTAIQIQGRRMAAAVSLIKALGGGWTADSLEEGKAEEKKGGTAAAEHDATPAGTR from the coding sequence ATGAATTATCTGAATGCTGGAAAATCATGTGGCCTGCTGGCTTTCGGCCTGATGCTGCTGGGGGGCTGCGCGGTGGGGCCGGACTATGTCAGGCCCACCGTGGATGAGCCGCCCGCCTACAAGGAACTGCAGGGGTGGAAGGTGGCCGAACCGGGCGGTGTGTTGAACGAGAAGTGGTGGGAGTTGTTCAACGATCCGGTCCTGAACGGGCTGGAGGAACAGGTGGCCGGCGCCAACCTCGATATTGCCGTGGCTGAGGCCCAGTTCAGGCAGGCCCGCGCCCTGGTGCAGTCGGCCCGGTCGGGTCTCTTCCCGACCCTCAGCGTCGGTGCATCCGTTAACTACGGCCAGCGCCAGGGGACTGTCGGCGGCATACAACCCTCCCCCACCACCGAATACCTCCTGCCGGCGGACCTCTCCTGGGAGGCGGATATCTGGGGGCGCATCCGGCGCGGCGTGGAGGCGAGCCGTGCCAATGCCCAGGCCAGTGGAGCCGACCTGGCCGCGATCAGACTGAGCGCGCAGGCCGAACTGGCGCTGGATTATTGGCAGGTGCGAACGCTGGATGCCCAGAAGCAGTTCCTGGAGGAGACCGTCTCCAATTATCAAAAGACGCTTGAGTTGACACGCAACCGTTATGCCGCCGGTATCGTGGCCAAGTTGGACGTGCTCCAGGCAGAGACCCAACTCAAGAGCACCCAGGCCCAGCTGATCGACCTGGGAGTGCAGCGGGCCCAGTTGGAGCATGCCATAGCGCTCCTGATCGGCAAACCTGCCGCACGATTTTCCCTGGCCTTTGCGCCGCTGGGCGGACTGCCGCCGCAGATTCCGATCGGCCTGCCCTCGGAACTGCTCGAACGGCGGCCCGATGTCGCCGGGGCCGAACGCCGCATGGCAGCGGCCAATGCACAGATCGGGGTGGTCAAGGCAGCCTGGTTTCCAACCGTCAAATTGAGCGCTACTGCCGGTTTGGAGGCCACCAGCCTGGCCAGATGGCTGGCGTGGCCCAGCCGGTTCTGGTCGGTGGGACCTGCCATTTCGCAGACCATTTACGACGGAGGGCTGAGGGGAGCTCAGAACGAGCAGGCCCGGGCCGCCTATGACGCTACCGTGGCCTCCTACCGCCAGACCGTGCTGACCGGTTTCAAGGAAGTGGAGGATAATCTGTCGGCGGCAAGGATTCTGGAGGAAGAGCACCGTACTCAGGATGAGGCGGTGGATGCGGCCAGTAAGACGGTAGCGGTAACCCTGAATCAATATAAGGCGGGGGTGGTGGCTTATCTGAACGTGATCAGCGCGCAGACGGCCGAGTTGACCAATCGTACGACGGCGATCCAGATCCAGGGACGGCGTATGGCAGCTGCCGTGTCGCTGATCAAGGCTCTGGGAGGGGGATGGACGGCAGACTCGCTGGAGGAAGGAAAAGCGGAGGAGAAAAAGGGTGGGACGGCCGCAGCCGAGCATGATGCAACGCCCGCCGGCACCCGTTGA
- a CDS encoding multidrug efflux RND transporter permease subunit produces MNISAPFIKRPVATTLLTLGVVLAGLIAFRLLPVSPLPQVDFPTISVSASLPGADPATMSTSVAAPLERQFGRIAGVTEMTSTSTRGSTSITMQFDLSRDINGAARDVQAAINAARGDLPSNLPSNPTYRKVNPADAPILILALTSDTMSKPRMYDAASSILQQKLSQVKGVGQVFVGGSSLPAVRVELNPLALSKYGVSLESVRSVLSNTNVNRPKGELTRGDSNWELRTNDQLRKAEDYLPLVISYKNGAALQLKDVATVQDSVEDLRSTGLVNGKPAVMVIIFRQPGANIIETVDNVRSLLPQLEGALPGAIKLSVVLDRTPSIRGSLHDVEVSLILSGLLVVLVVFWFLRNARATLIPAVAVTVSIIGTFAVMYLCGYSLDNLSLMALTIATGFVVDDAIVVLENITRYREMGQSPFRAALSGSKEIAFTVLSMSVSLVAVFIPILLMGGIVGRLFREFAVVLSAAIMVSLLVSLTVTPMMCATILKPEGPRRHGPFYRASEAMFDWLHRGYEVSLAWALAHARLMLIVLLVTLGFNLYLFRVVPKGFFPEQDTGRISGNIQAAQDTSFQAMEQKLARIVAIIKEDPDVEYVTGFTGGGGGGGSTTNTGRMFISLKSFDQRTASANDVIRRLRRKLMGVPGAPTFLQPVQDLRVGGRSSNALYQYTLQGNDLNELNSWSQRLLQKLRTIPQLADLNSDLQDRGRQADLVIDRQTASRLGITTQAIDNALYDAFGQRQVSVSYTLLNQYHVVMEVDQAFWQNPETLRDIYVASTSGTLVPLSTFTRFEPTATPLAVNHQGQFPAVTLSFNLASGVALGEAVRFIEGAARELGMPGTIRGSFQGTAQAFQASLRNQPLLIVAALITVYIVLGVLYESYIHPITILSTLPSAGVGAVAALMLFRADLSLIAIIGVILLIGIVKKNGIMMVDFAIVAERNEGKPPEEAIYQACLLRFRPIMMTTMAALLGAVPLALGIGVGGELRRPLGISIVGGLIFSQMMTLYTTPVVYLYMDRFRLWLERKRGKRPKTIAE; encoded by the coding sequence ATGAACATCTCCGCACCCTTCATAAAGCGCCCGGTGGCCACGACCCTGCTGACCCTGGGGGTTGTGCTGGCCGGCTTGATCGCCTTCCGGCTGCTGCCGGTGTCGCCGTTGCCGCAGGTCGATTTCCCGACCATCTCGGTCTCGGCCTCGCTGCCCGGCGCCGATCCGGCCACCATGTCCACCTCGGTGGCGGCGCCCCTGGAGCGTCAGTTCGGGCGCATCGCCGGGGTGACCGAGATGACCTCCACCAGCACTCGCGGCTCCACCAGCATCACCATGCAGTTCGACCTCTCCCGCGATATCAACGGCGCGGCGCGGGATGTCCAGGCCGCCATCAACGCGGCCCGCGGCGATCTGCCCTCCAATCTGCCCAGCAATCCGACCTACCGCAAGGTCAACCCGGCGGACGCCCCGATCCTGATCCTGGCGCTGACCTCCGATACCATGAGCAAGCCCCGCATGTACGATGCCGCCTCGTCGATCCTGCAGCAGAAGCTGTCCCAGGTGAAGGGGGTCGGCCAGGTCTTCGTGGGGGGCAGCTCACTGCCGGCGGTGCGGGTGGAACTGAACCCGCTGGCGCTCAGCAAGTACGGCGTCAGCCTGGAAAGCGTGCGCAGCGTGCTGTCCAACACCAATGTCAACCGTCCCAAGGGAGAGCTCACTCGGGGTGATTCCAACTGGGAGCTGCGTACCAACGACCAGTTGCGCAAGGCCGAGGACTACCTGCCGCTGGTAATTTCCTATAAAAACGGCGCTGCTTTGCAGCTCAAGGATGTGGCCACGGTGCAGGATTCGGTGGAGGACCTGCGCTCCACCGGTCTGGTCAACGGCAAGCCGGCCGTGATGGTGATCATCTTCCGCCAGCCGGGGGCCAACATCATCGAGACGGTGGACAATGTGCGCAGCCTGCTGCCGCAACTGGAGGGGGCCCTGCCGGGGGCCATCAAGCTATCGGTGGTGCTGGACCGCACCCCCTCCATCAGGGGATCGCTGCATGATGTGGAAGTATCCCTGATCCTATCGGGTCTGCTGGTGGTCCTGGTGGTATTCTGGTTTCTGCGCAATGCGCGCGCTACGCTGATACCGGCCGTGGCCGTGACGGTTTCGATCATCGGCACTTTTGCGGTGATGTACCTGTGCGGCTATTCTTTGGATAACCTGTCGCTGATGGCGCTGACCATTGCCACCGGTTTTGTGGTGGACGATGCCATTGTCGTGCTGGAGAACATCACCCGCTACCGCGAGATGGGACAGTCCCCCTTTCGGGCGGCCCTGTCCGGCTCGAAGGAGATCGCCTTCACGGTACTGTCCATGAGCGTTTCTCTGGTGGCGGTATTCATTCCGATCCTGCTGATGGGGGGCATCGTGGGCCGCCTGTTCAGGGAATTCGCCGTCGTGCTTTCGGCCGCCATCATGGTTTCGTTGCTGGTTTCCCTGACCGTGACACCCATGATGTGTGCCACCATCCTCAAGCCGGAAGGTCCACGCAGGCACGGTCCGTTTTACCGGGCCAGCGAGGCGATGTTCGACTGGCTGCACCGGGGCTACGAGGTCAGTCTGGCCTGGGCTCTGGCCCATGCGCGCCTGATGCTGATCGTGCTGCTGGTGACGCTGGGCTTCAACCTGTACCTGTTCCGCGTGGTGCCCAAGGGCTTCTTTCCCGAGCAGGATACCGGCCGGATCTCCGGCAATATCCAGGCGGCCCAGGATACCTCCTTTCAGGCCATGGAGCAGAAACTTGCGCGGATTGTGGCCATCATCAAGGAAGACCCTGATGTGGAGTACGTGACCGGTTTCACCGGTGGCGGCGGCGGTGGCGGTTCCACCACCAATACCGGACGGATGTTCATCTCATTGAAGTCGTTCGATCAACGCACCGCCAGCGCCAACGACGTGATCCGCCGGCTGCGGCGGAAACTGATGGGTGTGCCGGGCGCCCCGACCTTTCTTCAGCCGGTGCAGGACCTGCGGGTGGGGGGCAGGAGCAGCAACGCGTTGTATCAGTACACCCTGCAGGGTAACGATCTGAACGAACTCAACAGCTGGTCGCAGCGGCTGCTCCAGAAATTGCGCACCATCCCCCAACTGGCCGACCTGAACAGCGATCTGCAGGACAGGGGCAGGCAGGCGGATCTGGTGATCGACCGCCAAACTGCCAGCCGGCTGGGGATCACCACCCAGGCGATCGACAACGCCCTCTACGATGCTTTCGGCCAGCGCCAGGTTTCAGTCTCCTACACGCTGCTGAACCAGTATCATGTGGTGATGGAGGTCGATCAGGCCTTCTGGCAGAACCCCGAGACATTGCGGGATATCTATGTCGCTTCCACCAGCGGCACATTGGTGCCGCTCTCCACGTTCACCCGTTTCGAGCCGACCGCCACCCCCCTGGCGGTCAACCACCAGGGGCAGTTCCCGGCGGTGACGCTCTCCTTCAATCTGGCATCCGGCGTGGCTCTGGGGGAAGCGGTCAGGTTCATCGAGGGGGCCGCCCGCGAGCTGGGGATGCCCGGTACCATCCGGGGCAGTTTCCAGGGCACGGCCCAGGCTTTCCAGGCCTCGCTCAGGAATCAGCCGCTGCTGATCGTGGCGGCGCTGATCACGGTCTACATCGTGCTGGGGGTGTTGTATGAAAGCTACATCCACCCGATCACGATCCTTTCCACCCTTCCTTCGGCAGGGGTCGGCGCAGTGGCGGCCCTGATGCTGTTCAGGGCCGATCTGAGCCTGATCGCCATCATTGGCGTGATCCTGCTGATCGGCATCGTCAAGAAGAACGGCATCATGATGGTCGACTTCGCCATCGTGGCGGAACGCAACGAGGGAAAACCCCCCGAGGAGGCGATTTACCAGGCCTGTCTGCTCCGTTTCCGGCCGATCATGATGACCACCATGGCGGCGCTGTTGGGCGCGGTGCCGTTGGCGCTGGGAATCGGGGTGGGGGGGGAACTGCGCCGGCCGCTCGGTATTTCCATTGTGGGCGGCTTGATCTTCAGCCAGATGATGACGCTCTATACCACACCGGTAGTGTATCTCTACATGGACCGTTTCAGGCTGTGGCTGGAGCGCAAGCGGGGAAAAAGGCCGAAAACAATTGCCGAATGA
- a CDS encoding MdtB/MuxB family multidrug efflux RND transporter permease subunit gives MNISRIFILRPVATTLLMIAILLAGAVAYKQLPVSALPQVDYPTIQVRTFYPGASPDVVATSITAPLERQFGQMPGLTQMTSTSSNGCSVITLQFSLELSLDVAEQQVQAAINAGFTFLPRDLPTPPVYSKVNPADTPIMTLALTSESMPLPKVEDLADTRLAQKISQLPGVGLVSISGGQRPAVRIHANPTALASYGLAMEDLRSAIAAANVNQAKGGFDGPRQAYIIGANDQLYSSKDFRPLVIAYKNGAAIHLSDVAEVLDDAENQYQAAWMNASPAVVLNIQRQPGANVIEVVDRIKQLMPQLQASLPAAVKVTVLTDRTTTIRASVTDVQHELLLAIGLVVLVIFLFLRNVPATTIPSVAVPLSLVGTFGVMYLLGFSLNNLTLMALTISTGFVVDDAIVMIENIARYVEEGENPLQAALKGAQQIGFTILSLTVSLIAVLIPLLFMGDVVGRLFREFAVTLGVTILISAVVSLTLTPMMCARLLKHVPEERQGWFYHASGRFFDRIIAAYGRTLQWVLKHQTATLVVAGATLVLTVVLYVIVPKGFFPTQDTGAIQGISEAPQSISFPAMAERQQELARVILKDPAVESLSSFIGVDGVNTTLNSGRILINLKPLAQRDASASQIILRLQPELAKVGGISLFMQPVQDLTVDARVARTQYQYTLEDPNTEELKLLAPKVVEAMKARPELRDVSSDQQDQGLRLALDIDRATAARFGISPQNIDDALYNAFGQRQISTIFTELNQYRVVLSVQPPFRDGPDGLRSVYLRSSTGSTIPLGTIVRASESTGPLVINRQGQFPAVTTSFNLAPGVSLGGAVAAIEEAAHSLGLPPSIRGSFQGTAQAFKASLSNQPLLILAALITVYIVLGVLYESYIHPVTILSTLPSAGVGAVLSLMICGTDLSVIAIIGIILLIGIVKKNGIMMVDFALDAERNEGKSPEEAIYQACLLRFRPIMMTTMAALLGALPMALGQGVGSELRRPLGISIVGGLIISQILTLYTTPVIYLAFDRVTRRRKKRPLEAAEASTPIP, from the coding sequence ATGAACATCTCCCGCATTTTCATCCTGCGCCCGGTGGCCACCACCCTGCTGATGATCGCCATCCTGCTGGCCGGGGCCGTGGCTTACAAGCAGCTGCCGGTGTCGGCCCTGCCCCAGGTGGACTATCCCACCATCCAGGTGCGCACCTTCTACCCCGGTGCCAGCCCGGATGTTGTGGCTACCTCGATCACTGCCCCCCTGGAGCGGCAGTTCGGCCAGATGCCGGGGCTGACCCAGATGACTTCCACCAGTTCCAACGGCTGTTCGGTGATCACGCTGCAGTTCAGCCTGGAACTCAGCCTGGATGTTGCCGAGCAGCAGGTGCAGGCTGCCATCAATGCGGGATTTACCTTCCTGCCCCGCGACTTGCCCACCCCTCCGGTGTACAGCAAGGTCAATCCGGCCGATACGCCGATCATGACCCTGGCCCTGACCTCGGAATCCATGCCGCTGCCCAAGGTGGAGGACCTGGCCGATACCCGCCTGGCCCAGAAGATCTCCCAGCTGCCGGGTGTCGGCCTGGTCAGCATCAGCGGCGGACAACGCCCTGCGGTCCGTATCCACGCCAATCCGACCGCCCTGGCCTCCTACGGCCTGGCCATGGAGGATCTGCGCAGCGCCATTGCCGCCGCCAACGTCAACCAAGCCAAGGGGGGCTTTGACGGCCCGCGCCAGGCCTACATCATCGGCGCCAACGACCAGCTTTACTCCAGCAAGGATTTCCGGCCGCTGGTGATCGCTTACAAAAACGGGGCAGCCATACACCTGTCCGATGTGGCCGAGGTACTGGACGATGCCGAGAACCAGTACCAGGCCGCCTGGATGAACGCCTCCCCGGCGGTGGTGCTCAACATCCAGCGACAGCCGGGCGCCAACGTGATCGAGGTGGTGGATCGCATCAAGCAGTTGATGCCGCAGTTGCAGGCGTCGTTGCCGGCTGCGGTCAAGGTCACGGTGCTGACCGACCGTACCACCACCATCCGCGCCTCGGTTACCGACGTGCAGCATGAACTGCTGCTTGCAATCGGCCTGGTGGTGCTGGTGATCTTCCTGTTCCTGCGCAATGTCCCTGCCACGACCATCCCGAGCGTGGCAGTGCCCCTGTCGCTGGTAGGCACCTTCGGCGTCATGTACCTGCTCGGTTTCAGCCTGAACAACCTGACCCTGATGGCCCTGACCATTTCCACCGGTTTTGTGGTGGATGACGCCATCGTCATGATCGAGAACATTGCCCGCTACGTGGAGGAGGGGGAAAATCCGCTCCAGGCGGCCCTCAAAGGGGCCCAGCAGATTGGCTTCACCATCCTGTCGCTGACCGTTTCGCTGATCGCTGTCCTGATCCCGCTGCTGTTCATGGGGGACGTGGTCGGCCGTCTATTCCGCGAATTCGCCGTCACGCTGGGGGTCACGATTCTGATTTCGGCAGTGGTTTCCCTGACCCTGACCCCGATGATGTGCGCCCGGCTGCTCAAGCATGTGCCTGAAGAGCGCCAGGGCTGGTTTTACCATGCCTCGGGCCGCTTCTTCGACCGGATCATCGCGGCCTACGGCCGCACCCTGCAGTGGGTGCTGAAACACCAGACCGCCACGTTGGTGGTGGCGGGCGCCACCCTGGTGCTGACCGTCGTATTGTACGTGATCGTGCCCAAAGGCTTCTTCCCCACCCAGGACACCGGCGCCATCCAGGGCATTTCCGAGGCCCCCCAGTCGATCTCCTTTCCGGCCATGGCCGAGCGGCAGCAGGAACTGGCACGGGTGATCCTGAAAGACCCGGCCGTGGAGAGCCTTTCCTCCTTCATCGGCGTGGACGGGGTCAATACGACGCTCAATAGCGGCCGGATCCTGATCAATCTGAAACCTCTGGCGCAGCGCGATGCCTCTGCCAGCCAGATCATCCTGCGGCTGCAGCCGGAACTGGCCAAAGTGGGGGGGATAAGCCTGTTCATGCAGCCGGTGCAGGACCTGACCGTGGATGCACGTGTCGCCCGGACCCAGTACCAATACACCCTGGAAGATCCCAACACCGAGGAACTGAAGCTTCTGGCCCCCAAGGTGGTGGAGGCGATGAAGGCCAGGCCGGAACTGCGGGATGTCAGCAGCGATCAGCAGGATCAGGGTTTGCGGCTCGCTCTCGATATCGACCGGGCCACGGCAGCCCGCTTCGGCATCTCTCCCCAGAACATCGACGATGCCCTCTACAATGCCTTTGGCCAGCGCCAGATATCGACCATTTTTACCGAATTGAACCAATACCGGGTGGTGTTGTCCGTCCAGCCCCCCTTCCGGGACGGGCCTGACGGGCTGCGGTCGGTGTATCTGCGCAGCTCCACCGGCAGCACCATCCCGCTGGGAACCATCGTGCGGGCCAGCGAATCCACCGGGCCGCTGGTGATCAACCGCCAAGGGCAGTTCCCGGCCGTGACCACCTCATTCAACCTGGCACCCGGCGTCTCACTGGGAGGGGCTGTGGCGGCCATCGAGGAGGCCGCTCACAGCCTCGGACTGCCCCCCAGCATCCGGGGCAGTTTCCAGGGCACGGCCCAGGCCTTCAAGGCCTCGCTCTCCAATCAGCCGCTGCTGATTCTGGCGGCCCTGATCACGGTCTATATCGTGCTGGGGGTGCTGTACGAGAGCTACATCCACCCGGTCACTATCCTCTCCACCCTGCCGTCGGCCGGGGTCGGTGCGGTACTCTCGCTGATGATCTGCGGCACCGACCTGAGTGTGATCGCCATCATCGGCATCATCCTGCTGATCGGCATCGTCAAGAAGAACGGCATCATGATGGTGGACTTTGCGCTGGATGCCGAGCGCAACGAAGGCAAAAGCCCGGAGGAGGCCATCTACCAGGCCTGCCTGCTCCGTTTCCGGCCGATCATGATGACCACCATGGCCGCCCTGCTGGGTGCCCTGCCCATGGCCCTGGGACAGGGTGTCGGTTCCGAGCTGCGGCGGCCCTTGGGGATCTCGATCGTGGGGGGACTGATCATCAGCCAGATCCTGACCCTCTACACCACGCCGGTAATCTACCTGGCCTTCGACCGCGTCACCCGGCGCAGGAAGAAGAGGCCACTTGAAGCTGCGGAAGCCAGTACCCCTATCCCATGA
- the murB gene encoding UDP-N-acetylmuramate dehydrogenase translates to MELLRNHSLRPYNTLNVDATARYFARIRHVDQIGQALAAAPEAERILVLGGGSNVVFRSDFSGLVLKNEIRGIRIVRSDDAHVWIESRGGEEWQDLVDFSLEHDLGGLENLTRIPGSVGAAPVQNIGAYGVEIKDLLESVEAVDIRSGQVRTFSNSECRFGYRDSIFKHELKGLFFVTGIVIRLARQPEYHIEYGDIRKKLEEYGDQPLSPRLLERAISEIRAVKLPDPRELGNCGSFFKNCIVTPDDFERLRTSYPALPFFREHTGQIKIPSAWLIEQCGWKGWRSGDAAVYPQHALILVNYGAADGEQIYDLSERIIASVRDTFGLVLEREAQII, encoded by the coding sequence ATGGAACTGCTCAGGAACCATTCACTCAGGCCGTACAACACCCTCAACGTCGATGCGACGGCCCGCTATTTCGCCCGTATCCGGCACGTCGACCAGATCGGCCAAGCCCTGGCCGCGGCCCCGGAGGCCGAACGGATACTAGTGCTGGGCGGGGGCAGCAACGTCGTGTTCAGATCGGATTTCTCAGGGCTGGTGCTGAAGAACGAGATCCGCGGGATCAGGATCGTGCGCAGCGACGATGCGCATGTCTGGATCGAGAGTCGGGGCGGAGAGGAATGGCAGGACCTGGTCGATTTCAGCCTGGAGCATGACCTGGGGGGGCTGGAGAATCTGACACGGATACCCGGCTCGGTGGGGGCAGCCCCGGTCCAGAACATCGGTGCCTACGGCGTGGAAATCAAGGATCTTCTGGAATCGGTGGAGGCGGTCGATATCCGCTCCGGCCAGGTGCGGACCTTCAGCAACAGCGAGTGCCGTTTCGGTTATCGCGACAGTATTTTCAAGCACGAGCTGAAAGGACTCTTTTTTGTAACCGGCATCGTGATCAGACTGGCCAGGCAGCCGGAGTATCATATCGAATACGGCGACATCCGCAAAAAACTGGAAGAGTATGGAGATCAGCCGCTGTCGCCCCGGCTGCTGGAGCGCGCCATTTCCGAGATCAGGGCCGTCAAGCTGCCGGATCCTCGGGAGCTCGGAAACTGCGGCAGCTTTTTCAAAAACTGCATTGTGACCCCAGACGATTTCGAACGCCTGCGCACCAGCTACCCGGCTCTGCCCTTCTTCAGGGAGCACACGGGGCAGATCAAGATACCCTCGGCCTGGCTGATCGAGCAGTGCGGCTGGAAGGGCTGGCGCAGCGGCGATGCGGCGGTCTATCCCCAGCACGCCCTGATCCTGGTCAATTACGGAGCCGCCGACGGCGAACAGATCTATGACCTGTCGGAACGGATCATCGCCAGCGTCAGAGACACATTCGGACTGGTCCTGGAGCGGGAGGCCCAGATCATATAA
- a CDS encoding MdtA/MuxA family multidrug efflux RND transporter periplasmic adaptor subunit: MMPTEEQNPPEKQLPAVERRRPKKGTWIVIAAIVALGIGGYIYYSRQPAAKPGAAGSAPGGAKGAPQITPVVAVAARTSDVGVYINGLGSVTPNNSVTVRTRVDGQLMEVRFREGQNVSKGELLALIDPRPFQVQLTQAEGQMARDREQLNNARLDLQRYKLLWQQDSIPKQQYDTQEALVRQLEGAVKSDQGLIDNARLQLVYSRITAPVGGRVGLRLVDAGNIVHAADANGLVVINQLQPSTVVFPIPEDNLPKVQAKLKTGTRLAVDAYDREQKQRLASGTLLTLDNQIDPTTGTVKLKALFPNLNNELFPNQFVNARLLVETLKDAIVVPAAAIQRGSQGTFVYLLKPDRTVTIRPVTVGVVHGEDIVVTGGLQPGERVVVEGAERLREGSKVEVREPGQRGRTQPSGQNQTDGQHRPKP, translated from the coding sequence ATGATGCCGACTGAAGAGCAGAACCCGCCCGAAAAGCAATTGCCCGCCGTTGAGCGGCGCCGCCCGAAAAAAGGTACCTGGATCGTCATCGCGGCCATCGTGGCACTCGGCATTGGCGGTTACATCTACTACAGCCGCCAGCCGGCAGCAAAGCCGGGTGCAGCCGGCAGTGCGCCGGGCGGGGCCAAAGGGGCACCGCAGATCACGCCGGTGGTGGCGGTCGCTGCCCGCACCAGTGACGTGGGAGTCTATATCAACGGTCTCGGTTCGGTCACCCCCAACAACAGCGTTACCGTCAGGACCCGTGTGGATGGACAGTTGATGGAGGTCCGCTTCCGGGAGGGGCAAAATGTCAGCAAGGGAGAGCTGCTGGCCCTGATAGATCCCCGACCTTTCCAAGTGCAGTTGACCCAGGCCGAGGGGCAGATGGCCCGCGACCGGGAGCAATTGAACAATGCCCGTCTCGATTTGCAGCGCTACAAACTGCTCTGGCAGCAGGATTCGATACCCAAGCAGCAGTACGATACCCAGGAGGCCCTGGTGCGCCAGTTGGAAGGGGCGGTCAAGTCCGATCAGGGACTGATCGATAATGCGCGGTTGCAGCTGGTTTACAGCCGCATCACGGCGCCGGTCGGCGGACGGGTCGGCCTGCGTCTGGTGGATGCCGGCAACATCGTGCATGCTGCCGATGCCAATGGCTTGGTGGTCATCAACCAGCTCCAGCCAAGCACCGTGGTCTTTCCGATCCCCGAAGACAATCTGCCCAAAGTCCAGGCCAAGCTTAAAACCGGTACCCGCCTGGCAGTGGATGCCTACGACCGCGAGCAGAAGCAGCGGCTGGCCAGCGGGACGCTCCTGACGCTGGACAACCAGATCGATCCCACCACCGGTACGGTCAAGCTCAAGGCGCTCTTTCCCAACCTCAACAACGAACTCTTTCCCAATCAGTTCGTCAATGCGCGATTGCTGGTAGAGACCCTCAAGGATGCGATTGTGGTCCCGGCTGCCGCCATCCAGCGCGGCTCCCAAGGCACCTTCGTTTATCTGCTGAAGCCCGATCGGACCGTCACCATCCGTCCGGTCACGGTGGGGGTTGTCCATGGCGAAGATATCGTCGTTACCGGCGGCTTGCAGCCGGGAGAGCGGGTGGTGGTGGAAGGGGCCGAACGCCTGCGGGAGGGGAGCAAGGTGGAGGTTAGGGAGCCGGGCCAGCGCGGGCGGACGCAACCATCGGGGCAGAACCAGACTGACGGCCAGCACCGGCCAAAACCCTGA